A single Bacillus sp. DX3.1 DNA region contains:
- a CDS encoding helix-turn-helix domain-containing protein → MTKVVDFGQAEKKAKIRDSKIDSIYDQLQTGGYSEEERAMLLQMLSKMSGGEEYFIGKKKKPTDRVRFVQIIMDNIDYLIGIGYLSSKEEAFLFKLTSSVEFKTNVLVERETNNPASPTYLAEKFKMTRQSISSVMNGLLKKGVLAVAQSGVTTEDGRVCTSRTWFVNPNVMCCSPKDGIDKATQHIFRDSLRNFKVEDQGKKKHKLPIYLF, encoded by the coding sequence ATGACAAAAGTTGTAGATTTTGGACAAGCTGAAAAAAAAGCCAAAATAAGAGATAGTAAGATTGATAGTATTTATGACCAGTTGCAAACTGGTGGATATTCAGAAGAAGAAAGAGCTATGCTTTTACAGATGTTAAGTAAAATGTCTGGAGGGGAAGAATATTTCATAGGTAAAAAGAAAAAACCTACAGATCGGGTGAGATTTGTGCAAATTATAATGGATAATATAGATTATCTGATTGGAATAGGTTACTTAAGTAGTAAGGAAGAAGCTTTTTTATTCAAATTAACTTCATCTGTAGAGTTTAAAACCAATGTTCTCGTAGAACGTGAAACAAATAATCCAGCATCACCTACATATCTAGCTGAAAAGTTTAAAATGACTCGTCAAAGTATTTCTAGTGTTATGAATGGTTTATTAAAAAAGGGAGTATTAGCAGTTGCACAATCTGGTGTTACAACTGAAGATGGACGGGTTTGTACTAGTCGTACATGGTTTGTAAATCCAAATGTTATGTGTTGCTCTCCTAAAGATGGCATAGATAAAGCAACTCAACATATTTTTAGAGATTCATTAAGAAATTTTAAAGTTGAAGATCAAGGAAAGAAAAAACATAAACTACCTATTTATTTATTTTAA